A section of the Lineus longissimus chromosome 1, tnLinLong1.2, whole genome shotgun sequence genome encodes:
- the LOC135483427 gene encoding mucin-2-like: MSSTTPPTALDTTSLHSPSLRTGKTTHKPTSTITADTNHKAPQSKITEQAQATMIKQLIPSDCATHPIRSTAPTTSPVLNDASPQPSSPRQTIHPDRPTQKRQSPSKAVRSKSLLLPSTINRHPNNAPPTCGTIPDGPTCKQSVPTPPSKMGITTAEETAIIAALNAATTNQQRSYKTLKAIYPGLTRYKYNKLLSVTKQQPQSARNPGPK; encoded by the coding sequence ATGTCGAGCACCACACCGCCAACAGCATTGGACACAACATCACTTCACTCTCCATCTCTTAGAACTGGCAAAACCACGCACAAACCTACCAGTACCATAACTGCGGACACTAACCACAAGGCTCCCCAATCCAAGATCACAGAGCAAGCTCAAGCAACGATGATCAAACAATTGATACCATCTGACTGTGCAACCCATCCTATCCGCTCTACTGCACCCACTACATCACCCGTGCTTAATGATGCATCGCCACAGCCATCATCACCACGACAGACCATCCACCCAGACAGACCAACACAGAAGCGCCAATCACCATCCAAAGCTGTCAGATCGAAGTCACTACTATTGCCGTCCACGATCAACCGCCATCCAAATAATGCACCCCCAACCTGTGGAACAATTCCTGATGGACCAACATGCAAGCAATCTGTGCCAACTCCGCCATCAAAAATGGGCATAACAACGGCAGAAGAAACAGCTATCATTGCTGCTCTCAACGCAGCCACAACAAACCAACAGCGCTCATACAAAACATTGAAAGCAATATACCCAGGCCTCACCCGTTATAAATATAACAAACTCCTATCTGTCACCAAACAACAACCACAAAGCGCCCGCAACCCAGGcccaaaatga